From a single Pyruvatibacter sp. genomic region:
- a CDS encoding gamma-glutamyltransferase, translating into MPDKGAVAAGHEVTAAAALELLEDGGNAFDAVIAALLAACVAEPILASPGGGGFLTAHAGGDTRVFDFFAQTPRRKRSRDDTDFREVHVDFGNVTQGFHIGLGAAATPGFLPGLFAVHQRLGRVPMTRIAEPAIRAAKEGVRVTAFQAYLFGVVEPIVTATPALRDLFTDETGALLKAGMVQKNPRLADAFDALAREGLVLATKGEIAQAMARQAEDAGGHLTADDFRFYETTTRAPLTAQAGTLTFETTPPPSSGGVMVALGLDRLEGSHKRTRVPAPDIASTLVWMNTMRDDCKGDPDALVALRQQRDGSPKQRPQALRGTTHVSVVDAMGNAASATVSNGEGCGALVPGCGFMLNNMLGEDDINPQGFHQWTENMRMCSMMAPMLAHDGRGGVTALGSGGSNRIRSALLQTAVLLARGAHLQDAVTHPRLHVEGTRASKTAPAKLSYEQGWPEAEVDAMSKEFDLVEPWAEPNMFFGGVHVASRDARGNMEGAGDVRRAGVFGKV; encoded by the coding sequence ATGCCGGACAAGGGAGCCGTTGCCGCAGGCCATGAGGTCACAGCGGCGGCGGCTCTTGAGCTTCTGGAGGATGGCGGCAACGCGTTTGATGCCGTCATTGCAGCACTGCTTGCGGCGTGCGTTGCGGAGCCGATACTTGCATCTCCCGGCGGCGGGGGGTTCCTCACGGCACATGCGGGGGGCGACACCCGCGTGTTCGATTTCTTCGCCCAGACTCCGCGGCGCAAACGGTCCCGCGACGACACAGACTTTCGTGAAGTTCATGTCGATTTTGGCAACGTCACGCAGGGCTTTCATATTGGCCTTGGTGCTGCCGCCACGCCGGGTTTCCTGCCGGGCTTGTTCGCCGTGCATCAGCGGCTTGGCCGCGTGCCGATGACGCGCATCGCCGAGCCCGCCATTCGGGCGGCGAAGGAAGGCGTGCGGGTAACAGCGTTTCAGGCGTATCTGTTCGGCGTTGTTGAGCCGATTGTTACAGCAACGCCTGCCCTGCGAGATCTGTTCACGGACGAAACCGGCGCGCTGCTGAAAGCAGGCATGGTTCAGAAAAATCCGCGTCTGGCAGATGCCTTTGATGCGCTGGCGCGTGAAGGTCTGGTGCTCGCTACCAAGGGCGAAATTGCACAGGCCATGGCACGGCAGGCCGAAGACGCAGGCGGTCATCTGACGGCGGACGATTTTCGGTTTTACGAAACTACCACCCGTGCCCCGCTGACAGCACAGGCGGGCACTCTGACATTTGAAACAACGCCTCCGCCATCATCAGGGGGGGTCATGGTGGCGCTGGGTCTCGACAGGCTGGAAGGCTCCCACAAGCGCACGCGCGTGCCCGCGCCGGACATTGCCTCCACCCTGGTATGGATGAATACCATGCGCGACGATTGCAAGGGCGACCCGGATGCGCTGGTGGCCCTGCGTCAGCAACGCGACGGATCACCAAAGCAACGACCACAGGCCTTGCGCGGCACAACCCATGTGAGTGTGGTGGACGCGATGGGCAATGCGGCCTCGGCGACCGTCTCCAATGGCGAAGGCTGCGGCGCGCTGGTGCCGGGCTGCGGCTTCATGCTCAACAATATGCTGGGCGAAGATGATATCAATCCACAGGGGTTTCATCAGTGGACGGAGAATATGCGCATGTGCTCCATGATGGCGCCTATGCTGGCCCATGACGGGCGCGGCGGTGTCACAGCGCTTGGCTCCGGCGGCTCAAACCGCATTCGCTCTGCGCTGCTGCAAACAGCGGTGCTGCTCGCGCGCGGCGCGCATCTGCAAGACGCGGTGACGCATCCCCGCCTGCATGTGGAGGGAACGCGCGCCAGCAAAACCGCTCCGGCCAAGCTCAGCTATGAGCAAGGCTGGCCGGAAGCAGAAGTCGATGCCATGTCAAAGGAGTTTGATCTGGTCGAACCGTGGGCTGAACCAAACATGTTCTTCGGCGGTGTTCATGTTGCGTCCCGCGATGCGCGGGGCAATATGGAAGGCGCCGGCGATGTGCGCCGTGCAGGCGTGTTCGGCAAAGTCTAA
- a CDS encoding phosphoenolpyruvate carboxykinase translates to MTQTGPKVSSHGLDKMGFTGIKASHWNHGAASLVEQAILRNEGKLAADGPFVVETGQHTGRSAQDKFIVRNAATEDQVWWDNNKGMDESAFDTLHADMLKHAEGKELFVQDLFGGADKDHRLPTRVVTEFAWHSLFIQHLLIEPTDAEREDFVPQFTIIDLPSFKADPKRHGCRTETVIACDFDRQIVLIGGTSYAGEMKKSVFSMLNYKLPPKKIMPMHCSVNTGKDGDAAIFFGLSGTGKTTLSADPDRQLIGDDEHGWGPNGLFNFEGGCYAKMIKLSAAAEPEIFSTTKRFATVLENVVMDPDTRQLDFNDATLTENTRGAYPIKYIPNASLTGIAGQPNTIIMLTADAFGVLPPIAKLTPSQAMYHFLSGYTAKVAGTEKGVTEPEATFSTCFGAPFMSRHPSEYGNLLRDLIHEHKVNCWLVNTGWTGGVYGVGHRMPIKETRALLNAALDGSLLEAEMRTDANFGFEVPVSLHGVDDRLLNPRDTWADGEAYDKQARALVTMFIENFEKFEAHVDPDVRDAAPVSAAAAE, encoded by the coding sequence GTGACACAGACCGGCCCCAAGGTATCCAGCCACGGCCTCGACAAAATGGGCTTCACCGGCATCAAGGCCTCCCACTGGAACCATGGCGCGGCATCGCTCGTTGAGCAGGCCATTTTGCGCAATGAAGGCAAGCTCGCAGCAGACGGTCCGTTTGTGGTTGAGACCGGCCAGCACACCGGCCGCTCGGCGCAGGACAAGTTCATTGTCCGCAACGCCGCTACCGAAGACCAGGTCTGGTGGGACAACAATAAAGGCATGGACGAAAGCGCGTTCGACACGCTGCACGCCGACATGCTGAAGCACGCCGAAGGCAAGGAACTGTTCGTGCAGGACCTGTTCGGCGGCGCTGACAAGGACCACCGCCTGCCGACCCGCGTTGTCACCGAGTTTGCCTGGCACTCGCTGTTCATCCAGCATCTGCTGATTGAACCGACGGATGCCGAGCGCGAAGATTTTGTGCCGCAGTTCACCATCATTGATCTGCCCAGCTTCAAGGCTGACCCCAAGCGCCACGGCTGCCGCACCGAAACCGTGATCGCGTGCGACTTTGATCGTCAGATCGTGCTGATTGGCGGCACGTCCTACGCGGGCGAAATGAAGAAGTCTGTGTTCTCGATGCTGAACTACAAACTTCCGCCCAAAAAGATCATGCCCATGCATTGCTCGGTCAACACGGGCAAGGATGGCGACGCGGCCATTTTCTTCGGCCTGTCGGGCACCGGCAAGACCACGCTGTCTGCTGATCCTGATCGCCAGCTTATTGGCGATGACGAGCATGGCTGGGGCCCCAACGGCCTGTTCAATTTTGAGGGCGGTTGCTACGCCAAGATGATCAAGCTCTCTGCTGCCGCAGAGCCTGAGATTTTCTCCACCACCAAGCGGTTTGCCACCGTACTTGAAAATGTGGTGATGGACCCCGACACCCGCCAGCTTGATTTCAATGACGCCACGCTCACCGAAAACACCCGCGGTGCGTACCCCATCAAATATATTCCCAATGCCAGCCTTACCGGCATTGCGGGCCAGCCCAACACCATCATCATGCTGACAGCGGATGCATTTGGTGTATTGCCGCCTATCGCAAAGCTGACACCCAGCCAGGCCATGTATCATTTCCTGTCGGGTTATACCGCCAAGGTAGCCGGCACCGAAAAAGGTGTGACCGAACCCGAAGCCACTTTCTCCACCTGCTTTGGTGCGCCCTTCATGTCGCGTCACCCCAGCGAATACGGCAACCTGCTGCGTGACCTCATTCACGAGCACAAGGTGAATTGCTGGCTGGTCAATACCGGCTGGACCGGCGGCGTCTATGGCGTTGGACACCGTATGCCGATCAAGGAAACCCGCGCGCTGCTGAATGCTGCTCTCGACGGCAGCCTTCTTGAGGCAGAGATGCGTACCGATGCGAACTTCGGTTTTGAAGTGCCCGTTTCGCTGCACGGCGTGGACGACCGCCTGCTCAACCCGCGCGACACATGGGCCGACGGCGAGGCCTACGACAAGCAGGCGCGCGCGCTGGTGACCATGTTCATCGAGAACTTTGAAAAGTTCGAGGCGCATGTGGACCCTGACGTGCGCGATGCAGCGCCTGTGTCCGCTGCGGCCGCTGAGTAA